CCCCAGGattggacagagggacaggttaGGGTTATGTAACAGACACCAAAATTATTGGATGAGGCCTGGCCAGAGTTACACAGCTGCTGACTTTGCAGGGTtagttatataactttttgaaagGGGGATCTGTAGAGAAGGAAGAGGGGAAGGGATGGGTAGAGCGAATAAAACAATTGgaagtggatggatggatagaatGTGAGACAGGAAGTAAAAGATTCCACCCAAAGGAAACTACTGATTGACTGACGTAtcagccccccccctctccagCACCTGCTGAAGGCTGAAGAATACAGCTGGTCCCTAGCTGAGCTGATCCATGCTGTGGTGCTCCTCACACACTACCACTCCCTGGCCTCCTTTACCTTCGGCTGTGGCATCACCCCCGAGATCCACAGTGACGGGGGGCACACCTTCAGACCCCCCTCCCTCAGCCAGTACTGCGTCTGCGACATTGCCAATGGCAACGGGCACggccacctggaggagaggagaggcaaccACCAGGTGAGCGTGAGGAGGAGAGTCAGGACTGTGTGTGGGTGAGCGAGGGAGAGAAGCTGTAGGTTTCTTAGTCACTCGGCTTTGACACCCGTGTGGTTGTGAGCGCAGTGATTCTTGTGGTTGTGGTTGCCCTGTGTATGACCAGTGCCCTGAACCAGAAtgtgtgtttgttcctgtgtctaggTGTCGGAGGTGTCTGGTGAGGTGGAGGTGCTGATGGAGAGGATGAAGCAGCTGCAGGAGTGTCGTGATGAGGAGGAAGCCAGTCAGGAGGAGATGGCCACACGCTTTGAGAGGGAGAAGACCGAGAGCATGCTGGTGGCCACGGCAGAGGACGAGGAGTGTGTGCCATCCAGAGACGTATCCAGGCACTTTGAAGACCCCAGCTACGGCTACAAGGACTTCTCCAGGAGAGGAGAACATGTACCCACCTTCAGAGTGCAGGTATATagtacacatgtgcacacacacacacctcttcagggagaggcagaaagagagaaaaggagagagaaagttaTATTTTTTTTCTCAATAACTTCAGGATTACATTTTCTAAATGTTACCATGTTGCGCTATGGACTATCTATCTGATTGATCAATTGATATCCAGACATTCTGATTAACCCTTTGCTTTCCTTTCTTCAGGACTACAGTTGGGAGGACCACGGCTACTCCCTGGTGAACCGTCTGTACCCTGACGTTGGTCAGCTGCTGGATGAGAAGTTCCAGATGGCCTACAACCTGACCTACAACACCATGGCCATGCACAAAGACGTGGACACCACCATGCTGCGCAGGGCTATCTGGAACTACATCCACTGCATGTTCGGCATCAGGTACGCCACTCACTGGCTCTATACAAACACAAATCTACtcatgtaaatgtatatatttaatgATGTAATATGCTAGATTCAGTCAAATGAAGAATGTTATCACGTGTTTAATACATTGACAAAGTGTAGTAATTTCGTACAGTAATGTAGTTAGTAAAGAAATAACTTTGTCTCAGGTATGATGACTATGACTACGGAGAGATTAACCAGCTGTTGGACCGCAGCTTTAAGGTCTACATTAAGACCATGGTGTGCAGCCCGGAGAAGACCACCAAACGAATGTACGAGAGCTTCTGGAGACAGTTCCAGCACTCCGAGAAGGTGAGGGGATAactttctattttattttttccATGGGTTTATGTTTCTGTTAGCATTTAACGTTTCTATATAGTTTCCTCTCCTAGTTGTTGATCTGTGTGGCTGGAGTAATGTTGTGGAGAAGTTTTGTAATGCcttctactctctctttctccctcactcttcCAGGTCCATGTCAATCTGCTTCTTATGGAAGCGCGCATGCAGGCAGAACTGCTCTACGCTCTGAGAGCGATCACCCGCTACATGACATGAAGTGCTTTTGGCGTTTATCATTGTTTTTTTGCTGTCATTGTCTTTGCTCTCGTGGGACACTTCAGAAGAAATAAACCAAGGGGGAAAACAGAAAACTAAAAAGATGAAAGGTGCCCCGTCCGTCGCGACGAAGCTCGTCCTCGTGATGTGGAAAGAAAATCGAACAGAACAAATGAAAGAGAGAACAAAAAAAAGCAaatgaaagaagaaaaaaaagaactgCAAAAAGAAAAGTCATCTCAACCCACTTGTGGAAAGATAAGCTGTCCTCTTTACCCGCAGTGCCAAAGCTCACCATGAGGGGGCAACCTGGAGCAGACACTCTGCTGGGCCAGAGGAAAAGAAACAGATGGCACAGGCCACCCTTCCAGTATTCCAATACACCTCAGTGGATGATGTCAATAGAATCTCCGTATAGTGTGTGAACCCACAGCAAATCTCcagaaagcaaagcagtgcaccAGTCTGCACTTGATAATGTAGTCACTGTTTTTTGTTGAATATATTTTGCTTTAGTTTTTTTGTATTAAGAGAAGTTGTTATCATCATGTGGTTGATGTTGTTATTGCGGTAACTGGAGATGATGGAAGCATTATTTGGCCTGTGTGTTGGTGTGCCTGGTTGTCATACAGCACAGTATAGTGTGTAGAGGTGCTGCCTGATACTGCTGCTCATGTAAGCAAGGGGTcatattgaccccccccccccatcctccccCCACCCCTAAGAACCCTATCCATCATAAACCCACAGCATTACCCCCCCTTCCCCAATACCCCCCACCCTGAAACTGTTTGTGTAAGCTAACCCAAGAAGTGTGTGAAAAACGGTGAggtgagggaaaaactaaaaaagAACACTGTCTGAGCCCTATTTAGTTTTACTGTACGTATGATGAACCCCTTCTGTATGAGAGACTGATGTCTGTGACATAtcatgtgtggatgtgtgtgtgtaactccatGTGTTTTACAGAAAATATCAAGAAAAAAAGTGTGTTGAAATTTCAAGCAACAAAAAAGCAGGAAGACAGCGAGGTAATTTGAAAGGTGAAACGTCTTGCCCCTGCTGTAGCTCTTTCCGTGTGGTGACTCTTACATTTCTTTGTTTCTGGTAAAAAGCTTTGTCCTGTAAGAAAAAGAACATGAAAGCTAAAACAAAGTGGTCTTCCAGGGGATTGGCTTCCGGTTGTCATAACAATGACCTCACCTGTCTGTCTTCCGCTCACCCTCGACCTTTGACCCGGCCCTGGGCATCCTAACACTTTCAAAGCTTTGGGTATTGTGAATTGTACCAGTAAATAAATACCTCTTCTGTTTTCTTTTGTATCACATTAAGAAGTGCTCTTTGGTGAGCAGAATGACTCTCACTCTGGGTCGCTTGGCTTTCATTCGTAGGTAGCCCAGTAGCCCAGTTGGTCCTCATTGGACCGACTGTGGTCGATACAGTCCAACTGCAGTCGGTCATAGATGTGCTTGTTCCCTCTGTGGGAGCCTAACCAGTGCaaaatcagtttttttttttacgagGGGTGGACTCTCCACCCTTTTATTTTTGTTGACTAAAAACAGTAAAGTACTGCATTCTACTGAGGGTGGATTGATACAGTTGGACAGTTGAATGATTGTTTCACgttaagaggaggaggaagatgaggatgtTGATTATGGAATGGTACATTATTTGGGGGTGGTTGTGAGAGGAAGTGTAGAGGTTTTATCAAACTTCTGACTAATGTCAGATACTGAaactttttatataaaaaaaaaaatggaatgttATTGAATCATTGTATAATTTTTTGGTTTTCTCCTTAGAACTGTTGCTGCTGCATCAACATAATCATATCATTATTACATATAAATGATCTATACATTGAATCATTCATGAAACAAGCCCACCAAATTGTAGTCACAGCACACATGCATGTATTCTCTGCAACATCTGATCTCCATCAATGGCATTTTACAATATGTCATCAGTAATGATGTAGGAAACATTTGGCTATTACAGATGCATTTTGCACAGTTAATGCAATTATGAGTCCCACACATAAAGAAATGTTTCTTACAACCGCATAAGACTGTTCGGTGTGTGAGTCTAAATCCTAGCAGGGTTTTGGTTTCCTGTGTTGAGTGTGGACCCACTGGTTCAATGTCTCGTTTTGATTTAGATTTGGTTGACTTGTTGACTAACGTGAAGAAAAGTCACCatctcattggatttaggttaaaagttaggTAAAGAAATACTAAATTCTCTTGTTTTGATTGCTTTTTCCCACTTTGATTCAACGTCAACACAtttcatttttgttgttgaaatcatGTCAAAACGTTAATTCAACTAGTTTTTGTCCAGTGGGGAGTCAGTCCTCCTATTTATACTACACTGAACTCTGTGGTTCAATGTTTGCTTGTGTTGACGAGTCAAGGTTGAACGTTACTCCCACACCTGTTGTGCTAGAACACTTGGACCCGTCTGTAATGTGCAGTGAGATGAGAGGGAAAATTCCTTCTAGGATCACCTTTGAGCTCTATTCTGCTCACCTTCCTGTTCCGTTCTCCCTGCGGAAACTCCCTGGCATCCTTGTGGATGACTGGCTGTAGACTGAATTCTTTGGATGTTCAGGGACTTTTCCTACTGCGGGCAAACAGAGGGTGACTTGGTCCATATCTCTACTGATACTGAACTGCCTCATTTCCCTATGACAATCTGAACAGGATGAGACTATTATAAACAATAGATGCACTTAATACCTCCACGATCACCCGACTAACTAACTTTATCAACCCAGACGGACAGGTGTCTATCATGTAGAGAATGTGTGTCATTAACTATGGCTGATGAAATGCTATTGGGATGTGGTCACTAAGGCGTTATTATTGCAGGATAAGTTTCTTTTATTTTGACAGAAGTGCCGTTTTTGTTCTTTATTTGATGTAATGATAATAACGatgtgatttaaaaaatgctgtTTACTAACTTTGCAGCAGTACTGCCTGGTCCATATCTGTAACAATAAAGGCTTTGAGAAGGAGAACGTTTACGACACTTTGTTTTGTTGTGGTTTATTACTTACAGCAGTTCACAGATTAACAATGTCTTAACTTTTTATCACCACAGACGCAATTTACAATTATTGTCATATGTAAGAGTAGCTTATGATAATATTACTTTACCAGTTACAACAATTTGTTATTTACAGGGAAAACAACAGTTTGTCATACAAGTCAGAGGCTCAAAAATACATATATCATAGCTAAGGCCAAGAGGGTTTCTTGACTAGGAAAACACTCTAAACCCAAGTAACAACCTACAACTAAGTCCCAGAGTTGTCCCTGGTCAGGACCTTACTAATGGAGTTAGAGAGACTGGTAGAACCGGAAGGTAAAGTGTGTTGAGTACAGACTGACACTGGAGAGGAGACAGGACGCTAGCAGGGCACAGCAAGAAGAAAGGCTAGGACATCACACTTTAGGGAGGGAGACTGTGTAGATGGCTGACAGTTTGAGTCTGTATCCTGTCCCTCAGCCTCTGAGCCACAGGACGGAACTCTGACTCCCAGAATTCTCGGTGGAAGTTCATGTAATCACCAGAGGTCCACTGCAGcgcctcctcctcgtctaagggaaagggggatacctagtccttTGTACAACCGAATGCATTAAACTGAAacgtgtcttctgcatttaacccaacccctctgaatcagagcttCATCAAAACGATACAACATAAAAATAAAGTATTTGTTTACAGCAGTAGACCAAAGCATATAATAACTATAAAAGGTTATTCATAAAACTTTCAGTAAAATAACCTCTTCTAAATAATTTTCGTACCTAGGTACAGTGTTTGGACCTCAAGCAGTGCCTCTCTCTCCTGGTTGTCCAGTGTGGATGGGgagtctgtcccccccccccccttctcagtGAGGTTCCACAGCGTCTGACAGCCAGCTGGCCCAAAGTCCCTCACTGTCTGCCAGCCTGTACACACACATCCCATGCCGGGTGAGAGGGGTTTAAGTCACATATGATTCACACACTGCCTTACATTAGCTCTCCCTGAGTACATTAGCTCTCCCTGAGTGCATCTGCTGCTGAAGGTTGGCTGATAAAACTCCGGAcagttctgcccccccccccccccccttccagcaGCATTAGAGAGGAGCAGCTTCAAcagcatgagagagagaaggaaggaaaatATAGCTTGTTTGGTCGTATTATATCAAAGATATTGCGGTCGTACTGTCAACCGGTGCCTGCGTCATAGTGTGTTTCGTTTCTGGGTCTGACTGGAAAGGCCCTTTGGTGTGGTGCAGaagttctcctctccctctctctgtctctaatgtAAAGCAGCATGCATGGTCTGTCATAAACTGTGATCAAAACAGGATATTGAGCTGCCTGATTTGGGTCCACAGCCAGTGccggggagagagaaaaaacgtCTGTCTGTTTCAGTTTCAAGTTTTGTCACATTCACCAGTAGAGTGAGATGCTTAACCTGTTAGCTCTTCCCAACAGAGCAGTTGTATATTAGTACAactaaaaaataagaaataatagaagctatatacagggtcagtgccaataccacatttacaatgtgcagggatactggagtaatgaggtagatatgtacatctAGGCAGGGATACTGGtgtattgaggtagatatgtacatgtaggtagggatacTTGAgtattaaggtagatatgtacatgtaggtagggatacTGGtgtattgaggtagatatgtacatgtaggtagggatacTTGAgtattaaggtagatatgtacatgtaggtagggatactggagtattgaggtagatatgtacatgtaggcatgGATACTGGtgtattgaggtagatatgtacatgtaggtagggatactggagtattgaggtagatatgtacatgtaggtagggatactggagtattgaggtagatatgtacatgtaggcatgGATACTGGAGTATTacggtagatatgtacatgtaggcagggatactggagtattacggtagatatgtacatgtaggcagggatactggagtattgaggtagatatgtacatgtaggtagggatactggagtattgaggtagatatgtacatgtaggcatgGATACTGGAGTATTacggtagatatgtacatgtaggcagggatactggagtattgaggtagatatgtacatgtaggcatgGATACTGGAgtattaaggtagatatgtacatgtaggcagggatactggagtattgaggtagatatgtacatgtaggcagggatactggagtattgaggtagatatgtacatgtaggcagggatACTGGtgtattgaggtagatatgtacatgtaggcagggatACTGGtgtattgaggtagatatgtacatgtaggcagggatactggagtattgaggtagatatgtatatgtAGGCAGGGATACTGGtgtattgaggtagatatgtacatgtaggcatgGATACTAGagtattgaggtagatatgtacatgtaggcatgGATACTGGagtattgaggtagatatgtacatgtaggcagggatACTGGtgtattgaggtagatatgtacatgtaggcagggattaggaaaaagtgactggtagcaggataaataataataataataaacagtatggcagcagcatgtgtgtgtgtgtgtgtgtgtgtgtgtgtgtgtgtgtgtgtgtgtgtgtgtgtgcaaaagtGTCAGCGTAGACgtgatacactgagtgtacaaaaacatttccatgagatagactgaccaggtgaatctaggtgaaagctataaCCCCTTATTGAAATCAACTTCAATCAGtgtggatgaaggggaggagacagattaaaggaggatttgtaagccttgagaccattaaaacatggattgtgtgtgtgtgccattcagaaggtgaatgggaaagacaaaagatttaagtgtctttgaacagggtgtggtagtaggtgccaggcgcaccagtttcccatgtgtatgaaaaatggtccaccacccaaaggacatccaggcaaCTTGACATAACTGTAGGAAGTATTTGAGTCTACACGAGCCAGCAtttctgtggaacgctttcgacaccttgtagagtccatgcctcgatgaactgaggctgttctgagggcaaaaaggggtgcaactcaatattaggaaggtgttcttaatgttttgtacactcagtgtacatgtaaacagggctgaaatgtgactggtagcaggaatatctaaatacttatgttaatATACTAATAGTAATACATACATGTAAACATGAGTAATAGTGACAAGTAGCAGGATAATTAGATGGATACTAATGGTGtcaataatcaatgaacagcagcgtAGGTATGAGGGGGagcagtagtctgtctgtctctgtctgcctctctcccctctctctctctctctctctctctctctctctctctctctctctctcccgtctctctcccccctctctctctcccctctctctctcctctctctctcccctctctctctctctctctctcagtaacagtGCACTacagtgtgtgggagggaggtggAAGGGAAGAGCGCACAGCTAAAGCTGAGAAACTGAGAATTTCACACCCGCCTGAACATGGCCTGTACCAGTCAGTCCTGAAACCATTATTCCAACCACCTAGAAGTTTCACAAGAAACCAACCAGGCTCTAAAGAGCACAGAACATCCTGTTCTCTCTTTGGCTCTTTCAGACTGCAAAAGGACCCAAACCGAAAAAGgatatgcaacaaaaaaaacacaaagaaGAAAGCAAGAAATTGAGGAAGAAATAGGTGTTAGATGTTTGGCACCTGTCCTCAGCACACAGGAAACTGGTACCAAACAAGGAGTTACTGTATAGACTTTTACAGTGAAGGGTTTGTACAGTGTGATACGTTTATTGACGGGACATACAAACAGGCGTAGGTTTCGGAGTAAATCACCTTCATTAGAGCCTTGGCTGGCCTTGGTATGTCCTGTCAATACATTTATCAGATCTAAGTGTGGGCAGTTTGGGTACACCTTTTTTCAGATGTTCTGAGAACATTATTGGGATGTTATTAGAACATTTTGGGAACATTATGGGGATGTTATGAGAACATTATGGGACCATAATTTCACTCTTACATTACCCTAAAAACGCTGAAACTCCCTCAGTGTGTCCAGCAGGTCGTATACTAGGTGTTTGTTAGCTGCCAGGGTAGGTCCCACTGCAGGGGGGATGATCAGCACCCTAACCAGCTTCACCAGCATGTCCTCCGTCTCCCGCCCCCACACGGGAGACGTACAGGGTGTACGGGCGTCCCTGGCTGAAGGTGTGTGTATGGTAGGGGGGTCCCCCCTCCCCTCGTAGGTGTTGTAGTGCCCCAGCAACATGGACACACACCCCTCAGCTGTGAAGAGGTGCTCTCTGGCCTCACTGCTCTGAGACGTTAGGTTACCCAGAGTGAAGAGCAGACGCACCCCCAGGTCctgtgtggaggagagacagaggattaggttaaatgtgtgtgtgtgtgtgtgtgtgtgttatccacaTAAACAAATACCTTGGTGATTATAgagagtaatacagtaatacatttCTCCTATCAGATATGACCTGGCATTCATCACATGTACCGTTTctccaccaccacaacaacaatgATTGAAACATGTATACCACGTTTGTTTCTCAATCGCAATCTGCCCATCCCCTAAATTGTGTGTCacatacacagaaacacacacagttacCCTGGGCCTGGCTGGGCTGACTGGCCAGTGTGGCTGATATGAACTGGGCTGTAACGTACTGTACTGACAAGTTTATGGGGACAGGCTGTCCTGTCAAAGAGCTATCCAGGACACAATGTGATCAACCGTGTGTCTATGTATAATAACAGGGGGATATCTgtgtgtctcctgtgtgtgtgtgtttatttcctGGCTGATTAAGAGTCCTCTGATTGCCAgagcctccctcccctccccgtcTCCCTAGGGCAGGATGACTTCCTCAGTTTCTCCTGTGACGATGATTAAAGTCTAAACGCGCGCACACTGCTGTAACTATACTGGGACTTGGAGTACATAAACAACTTCCTGAAGATAAATAGGCTTAGTCAATGTGCAGTATAAACACTGGGAGTAAATGGGCTCCTCTGCTTCCcataccacacagacacacagacacacacgcacacgcacacgcacacgcacacacacacacacacacacacacacacacagagagagagagagagacacacacacagagacacacagagacacacacagagacacatagagacacacacagagacacatagagacacacacacacacacacacacacacacacacacacacacacacacacacacacacacacacacacacagagagagagagacacacagagacacacacagagacacacacagagacacacacacagacacatacacagagacacacagagacacacacacagagacacacacagacacacacacagagacacacacacagatacacaggggGCCCAGCTCACCTGTTCCCGCTGGAATTTACTCATCAGTTCTATAAATAGTGTGTAGCAGCCAGGCAGCATTTAGAGTATGAGGACAACAAATAACACTGACCAGATAGGCTCTCACTGGACTGCTATTGTCACACAAAAAGTATTGGCTTTATTGGCATTACTTGTGGAAATAGGGAGTGCTACATGCTTTTAGAATCATATACTGTCAGATAGTGAACTGTTGATTCTTGTAAGGTTGTATGAGAAAAAAACTCATTTTTGTACACACTTAAAAGTAATGCACAAGGTCATGGAGTGTTGTAAATGGTCTGAGATCTATACTGTCCCACTTTCAATTAAACAGTTAAACGTAAGGTTTTCAGCCTGAGGTGAGATGTTTTAGGTGTACATTGTGTATGTGTGGTACAGGTACCTGAACACCCTGGCGATGTTGATGCAGATATCTTGTTCTCCGTGGTGATGGTGCAGCGCCTGGCACAGTTTGGTCAGGGCACGGTGGGAGATGAAGAAGGGGTGGGATTCTGGGTGGTCAGCCAGatgaaaggggattcatcagagaaaatgactttaccccagtcctcagcagtccaatccagCAGTCcagcagtctgtccctgatgtttttcctgaagagaagtggcttctttgctgcccttcttgacaccaggccatcctccaaaagtcttcacctcactgtgcatgcataTGCACTcatacctgcctgctgccattcctgagcaagctctgtactggtggtgccccgatcctgcagctgaatcaactttaggcgatggtcctggcgcttgctggactttcttgggcgccctgaagccttcttcacaacaattgaaccactctccttgaagttcttgatgatccgataaatggttgatttagatgcaatcttactggcagcaatatccttgcctgtgaagtcctttttgtgcaaagcaatgatgacagcacgtgtttccttgcaggtaaccatggttggcaGAGGTAGAAAaacgattccaagcaccaccctccttttgaagcttccagtctgttattcggaACTCAATccgcatgacagagtgatctccagccttgtcctcgtcaacgcTCACacttgtgttaacgagagaatcactgacatgaatttctgttcacatacataggttgacccaaacagcacaaacatcttctgagcatgactcataatctttggaaagttttgttcatcgagagaggcatagaacctcgtcagtgacattgttttgaatagttctccaatcactgcatcagactgaagatcaATAAACTCcagttgcaggtcagtgggagcatTATCCAcattgaaaggagaggaaaccaacagcatgtcattttccaacaaaTTGAAATCCTCAAAACGATGAGAAAACTCACCGTTCAAAGCACGCAGCAGCGATACTTCTCCCGcgggtcatctgatagggaatagactagtagtgtcggaaggtgggtacgtttgttggcttctacttggcAGGTCAGAAGGAGTAattttcccttgaaggctttgacaaggctgtgcatctgatgtgcaaaaaggcccttcccttatagtttggaattcagttcattcaagagggccatgatgtccacggtgaaggcaaaatcagccaaccattctttATCTTGTGGTTGAGGGaatccacatattttcctttcatttgcaaAAACTCTGCAATCTCCGACTTCAGGTCCCACAACCTTTTAAGCACCTTTCccacgtttgtgtggtaggggagatctgcCCGACCCGactgtctcttccaacagtgagacaaactgcctgtggtCTAAAGGTTTTgctcttatgaagtttaccactttagtgactgtatccaGGACatctcattttcagaacacatttacagagcacctcctgatgaataatgcagtacagggatatcattttcagaacacatttacagagcacctcctgatgaataatgcagtacagggatatcattttcagaacacatttacagagcacctcctgatgaataatgcagtacagggatatcattttcagaagacatttacagagcacctcctgatgaataatgcagtacagggacatcattttcagaacatatttacagagcacctcctgatgaataatgcagtacagggacatcattttcagaacacatttacagagcacctcctgatgaataatgcagtacagggacatcattttcagaacacatttacagagcacctcctgatgaataatgcagtacagggatatcattttcagaacacatttacagagcacctcctgatgaataatgcagtacagggatatcattttcagaacacatttacagagcacctcctgatgaataatgcagtacagggatatcattttcagaacacatttacagagcacctcctgatgaataatgcagtacagggacatcattttcagaacacatttacagagcacctcctgatgaataatgcagtacagggacatcattttcagaacacatttacagagcacctcctgatgaataatgcagtacagggatatcattttcagaacacatttacagagcacctcctgatgaataatgcagtacagggatatcattttcagaacacatttacagagcacctcctgatgaataatgcagtacagggacatcattttcagaacacatttacagagcacctcctgatgaataatgcagtacagggacatcattttcagaacacatttacagagcacctcctgatgaataatgcagtacagggatatcattttcagaacacatttacagagcacctcctgatgaataatgcagtacagggatatcattttcagaacacatttacagagcacctcctgatgaataatgcagtacagggatatcattttcagaacacatgtacagagcacctcctgatgaataatgcagtacagggatatcattttcagaacacatttacagagcacctcctgatgaataatgcagtacagggatatcattttcagaacacatttacagagcacctcctgatgaataatgcagtacagggatatcattttcagaacacatttacagagcacctcctgatgaataatgcagtacagggatatcattttcagaacacatttacagagcacctcctgatgaataatgcagtacagggatatcattttcagaacacatttacagagcacctc
This portion of the Salvelinus fontinalis isolate EN_2023a chromosome 27, ASM2944872v1, whole genome shotgun sequence genome encodes:
- the sesn1 gene encoding sestrin-1 isoform X1 — translated: MDIQDQDATARWEALGSRDARSRGTAMEHISQEVMRRVESIGPIPATVPSPLATAGHPTSDLNDILARLLMLSKRCPFDDVRERCVWLLQNVEDFGVRIPRPLGNGPSRFIPEKEILQVSKVDPRTQSIFEDAFAALGRLDNISLVMGFHPQYLESFLRTQHYLLQMDGPLSLHYRHYIGIMAAARHQCSYLVNLHVNDFLQVGGDSKWLKGLDGAPQKLQALGELNKILAHRPWLLTKAHIEHLLKAEEYSWSLAELIHAVVLLTHYHSLASFTFGCGITPEIHSDGGHTFRPPSLSQYCVCDIANGNGHGHLEERRGNHQVSEVSGEVEVLMERMKQLQECRDEEEASQEEMATRFEREKTESMLVATAEDEECVPSRDVSRHFEDPSYGYKDFSRRGEHVPTFRVQDYSWEDHGYSLVNRLYPDVGQLLDEKFQMAYNLTYNTMAMHKDVDTTMLRRAIWNYIHCMFGIRYDDYDYGEINQLLDRSFKVYIKTMVCSPEKTTKRMYESFWRQFQHSEKVHVNLLLMEARMQAELLYALRAITRYMT
- the sesn1 gene encoding sestrin-1 isoform X2, encoding MDIQDQDATARWEALGSRDARSRGTAMEHISQEVMRRVESIGPIPATVPSPLATAGHPTSDLNDILARLLMLSKRCPFDDVRERCVWLLQNVEDFGVRIPRPLGNGPSRFIPEKEYLESFLRTQHYLLQMDGPLSLHYRHYIGIMAAARHQCSYLVNLHVNDFLQVGGDSKWLKGLDGAPQKLQALGELNKILAHRPWLLTKAHIEHLLKAEEYSWSLAELIHAVVLLTHYHSLASFTFGCGITPEIHSDGGHTFRPPSLSQYCVCDIANGNGHGHLEERRGNHQVSEVSGEVEVLMERMKQLQECRDEEEASQEEMATRFEREKTESMLVATAEDEECVPSRDVSRHFEDPSYGYKDFSRRGEHVPTFRVQDYSWEDHGYSLVNRLYPDVGQLLDEKFQMAYNLTYNTMAMHKDVDTTMLRRAIWNYIHCMFGIRYDDYDYGEINQLLDRSFKVYIKTMVCSPEKTTKRMYESFWRQFQHSEKVHVNLLLMEARMQAELLYALRAITRYMT
- the sesn1 gene encoding sestrin-1 isoform X5 — its product is MKHATAATETIENNSFTVTDVFKICTQCERLSKKDFGVRIPRPLGNGPSRFIPEKEYLESFLRTQHYLLQMDGPLSLHYRHYIGIMAAARHQCSYLVNLHVNDFLQVGGDSKWLKGLDGAPQKLQALGELNKILAHRPWLLTKAHIEHLLKAEEYSWSLAELIHAVVLLTHYHSLASFTFGCGITPEIHSDGGHTFRPPSLSQYCVCDIANGNGHGHLEERRGNHQVSEVSGEVEVLMERMKQLQECRDEEEASQEEMATRFEREKTESMLVATAEDEECVPSRDVSRHFEDPSYGYKDFSRRGEHVPTFRVQDYSWEDHGYSLVNRLYPDVGQLLDEKFQMAYNLTYNTMAMHKDVDTTMLRRAIWNYIHCMFGIRYDDYDYGEINQLLDRSFKVYIKTMVCSPEKTTKRMYESFWRQFQHSEKVHVNLLLMEARMQAELLYALRAITRYMT
- the sesn1 gene encoding sestrin-1 isoform X4; translated protein: MYNITRSGLAGKMDFGVRIPRPLGNGPSRFIPEKEILQVSKVDPRTQSIFEDAFAALGRLDNISLVMGFHPQYLESFLRTQHYLLQMDGPLSLHYRHYIGIMAAARHQCSYLVNLHVNDFLQVGGDSKWLKGLDGAPQKLQALGELNKILAHRPWLLTKAHIEHLLKAEEYSWSLAELIHAVVLLTHYHSLASFTFGCGITPEIHSDGGHTFRPPSLSQYCVCDIANGNGHGHLEERRGNHQVSEVSGEVEVLMERMKQLQECRDEEEASQEEMATRFEREKTESMLVATAEDEECVPSRDVSRHFEDPSYGYKDFSRRGEHVPTFRVQDYSWEDHGYSLVNRLYPDVGQLLDEKFQMAYNLTYNTMAMHKDVDTTMLRRAIWNYIHCMFGIRYDDYDYGEINQLLDRSFKVYIKTMVCSPEKTTKRMYESFWRQFQHSEKVHVNLLLMEARMQAELLYALRAITRYMT